A stretch of Zymoseptoria tritici IPO323 chromosome 1, whole genome shotgun sequence DNA encodes these proteins:
- a CDS encoding putative major facilitator superfamily transporter (MFS-MDR transporter belonging to the DHA2 subfamily. These type of MFS transporters are implicated in MDR and secretion of fungal secondary metabolites.), translating into MAKKEPLKALPPEPVDERSPLLGNAASTGEDELEAQAEQEIREHDVGSVPLAEEPTTLKLVSTMGSLWLATFFAALDTTVVATLSGPISSSFQSGTSFSWIASGYLIANAAFQPLSGKMTDIYGRRAGVIFASTFFAIGTLLCGIARDDWVMILGRVVGGAGGGCLNTVSTFVASDLIPLRKRGVWQGMGNIVFGMGMGLGGVFGGYINDTLGWRYAFFIQLPFIVVAGIVGTLTVKIPVKKTTTSKIKRVDFLGAFTLVSALVLLLLGLNSGGNVVPWSHPLVYVSLPLSFVFLLIFIFVEDRVASEPIIPVRLILNQSVAAGCLTMFFETMSMFALIYYCPIFFEVVRGVSSTRAGTLFIPQAAGTAIGSLGSGLIMRATGKYRLLNFAMQLLQLLAASLILGFFDQNVPTAPPFIFLLMGGLAYGSMLTITLIALISAVDHKYQAVITSASYAFRSTGSSIGITIASAVFQNLLKSLLFERFGDEPGAADRIRRIRDSTKELDHLPPGWKEGVIEAYVGALRGVWVVMLGFGILAAFTSLFIKQHKLYSNLERK; encoded by the exons ATGGCCAAGAAGGAGCCTTTGAAGGCGCTACCGCCAGAGCCCGTGGACGAACGCTCGCCTCTCCTAGGAAATGCTGCATCAACAGGAGAAGATGAGCTCGAGGCGCAGGCCGAGCAGGAAATCAGA GAACACGATGTCGGCAGTGTACCGCTCGCCGAGGAACCAACAACTCTCAAGTTGGTCTCCACCATGGGAAGCCTGTGG TTGGCAACATTCTTCGCTGCTCTCGACACGACCGTTGTAGCAACGCTTTCGGGGCCCATTTCCAGCTCGTTCCAATCCGGCACATCGTTCAGCTGGATCGCCAGCG GTTATCTCATTGCAAACGCGGCATTCCAGCCGCTCTCTG GCAAGATGACCGATATTTATGGTCGTCGCGCGGGAGTCATTTTTGCGTCGACATTCTTCGCCATTGGGACATTGCTTTGCGGTATCGCGAGAGATGACTGGGTCATGATT CTAGGGAGAGTGGTAGGAGGCGCAGGAGGTGGATGTCTAAACACCGTTTCTACCTTCGTCGCTAGTGACTTGATCCCTTTGAGGAAGAGAGGCGTATGGCAAGGCATGGGCAACATTGTCTTTGGCATGGGCATGGGTCTAGGTGGCGTATTTGGCGGAT ACATCAATGACACGCTCGGCTGGAGGTACGCCTTCTTTATCCAGCTACCTTTCATCGTCGTGGCTGGAATCGTGGGAACCCTCACGGTCAAGATTCCCGTGAAAAAGACGACCACTTCCAAGATCAAACGGGTGGACTTTCTAGGCGCTTTTACTCTGGTGTCCGCGCTGGTGTTGCTTCTTCTCGGGTTGAACAGTGGCGGCAATGTTGTCCCTTG GAGCCATCCACTCGTCTATGTGTCGTTGCCCCTCAGCTTCGTCTTCCTTCTGATCTTCATTTTCGTTGAAGATCGTGTTGCTTCTGAGCCTATCATTCCTGTCCGATTGATCCTTAACCAATCGGTCGCAGCTGGATGCCTGACCATGTTTTTCGAGACGATGAG CATGTTCGCATTGATCTACTATTGTCCCATCTTTTTTGAAGTTGTGCGGGGTGTCTCCTCGACACGCGCGGGCACTCTGTTCATCCCTCAAGCCGCTGGGACAGCAATAGGTTCCCTTGGTTCCG GTCTCATCATGCGTGCGACTGGCAAATACCGTTTGCTAAACTTCGCAATGCAGCTGCTTCAGTTACTAGCAGCATCACTGATCCTGGGCTTCTTTGATCAGAACGTGCCCACTGCACCGCCGTTCATATTCCTGCTCATGGGCGGCTTGGCTTACGGCTCGATGCTGACCATTACGCTTATTGCTCTGATATCAGCCGTTGATCACAAGTATCAGGCCGTGATCACATCTGCGTCATACGCATTCAGATCGACTGGGTCCTCGATCGGCATCACCATCGCGAGTGCTGTATTCCAGAACCTTCTCAAGTCTCTTCTCTTCGAGCGCTTCGGGGATGAGCCTGGCGCAGCGGATCGAATCCGAAGGATTCGAGACTCAACCAAAGAGTTGGATCACTTGCCGCCGGGGTGGAAGGAGGGGGTTATCGAGGCATATGTTGGAGCGCTGAGGGGCGTCTGGGTGGTCATGCTCGGCTTTGGGATCCTCGCAGCATTCACAAGTCTGTTCATCAAGCAGCACAAGCTTTACAGCAACCTTGAGAGGAAGTGA